The Parolsenella catena region TCGCCGATGCGCCCCACGGCCTTGTGCACGTCTGTGCCACGCACGGCATCCTCGGCCTCGATGGCGCGCATGGGCGTGGGACCGGCAACGCCAAAGGCCAGGCGGATGTCGTCTATCGTGCGCTTGTCAGAGCCAAGCTTCACGAGGCAGCAGCAACCCATGGTCGTGATCTCGAGGGCGTTGCGCTTGCCGTACTTGAAGTAGTAGCCGGTGAAGCCCTCGTAGTGGTCCTTCGGGATGCGAATCTTGACGAGCACCTCGTCGCGCTCCTTGTGGGAGCGGCCGGGCCCGGCGTACCACTCCTCGATGGGGATGGTTCGGGTCCCGCGCACGCTCTGGACGTCGAGCAGGGCGCCGTAGGCAAACAGCGTGGACGCCGAGTCTGCCGAGGTCGCAGCCGTGCAGATGTTGCCGCCGATGGTGCCCGAGACGCGCAGCTGCGGGCCGCCGGGCGTGTCGCACGCCTCGCCGAGCGTAGGCACGGTGGTCTGGATGACGGGGCTCGTCGTGACGTGGTGGAACCACGTGATGGGACCAATCTCCACCGTGCCGTCATCGGCGAGCGTAACGCCATCGAGCTCGTCGGCAAGGCCGTGGATGGAGACGAGGTGCGCCGGAGCGCCCTTGCCCTCGCGCAGCTTCACGAGCACGTCGGTGCCGCCGGCGATGACCTCGGCGGCGGGGTCTGCCGCAAGTGCCTGGCAGGCGTCGGCCACGCTCGTGGCCTCGTAGAGCGATTCGATGTCATACATCTAGATCAGCCCCTCCTTCTTGAAGCCCTCGAAGAGACGCTGGGGCGTCATGGGCTCGACGTAGAACTTGCAGCCCGTGGCATCGAGGATGGCGTCGCGGATGGCCGCGGCCGGCGAGATGGCGGGCGTCTCTCCCACGGCCTTGTTGCCGTAGGGGCCCGTGGGGTCGGGCTTCTCCACGAAGTCCGCCTTGAGGTCGGGCAGGTCCATCGTCGTGGGAATCTTGTAGTCGAGAAGCGTGGGGTTGAGCACGCGGGCCGTCTTGGGGTCAACCTGCAGTTCCTCGAACAGGCCGTAGCCGATGCCCTGTGCCATGCCGCCGTGGATCTGCTGCTCCACGAGCTTGGGGTTGATGAGGCGTCCCGAGTCCTGGACGTTGATGATCTTGTTCACCGTGACCTTGCCAAGCGGCATGTCCACCGTGACGTCGGCGAACGTGCAGCCGCCCGCTATCGAGTTCGTGTGCACGTTGATCGTCTCGTGCGCGTGGAGCTGGTTGGCCGCGCCGAGGTTGTAGTAGGCCTCGAGGGCGAGCTCGGGCAGGGTGCACACGACGTTGCCCACGACGTCAAAGATCTTGTGGTCGCGAAGGCACAGCTCGCCCTGGGCGCTCGGGTGCAGGTAATGGGCGTAGTCGAGGATCTTTCTGCGCAGCGTCTCACCCGCCTTCTTCACGGCCGTGCCCGAGACATAGGTCTGGCGCGACGCATAGGCGCCCGAGTCATAGGGCGTGACGTCGGTGTCCTGGAACGACACGATGTGGACGTCCTCGGTGTCGACGCCGATGGCCTCTGCCGCCATCTGCGAGAAGACCGTGTCCGCACCCTGGCCGATCTCGGTGGCGCCCATCTGAAGCTGGATGGAGCCGTCCTGGTTGAGCGTCACGGCAGCCGTGGCCGTCTCGAGCGCAAAGGGGGCGACGGCCGTCTTGTACACGAAGAACGAGACGCCCACGCCATGGCGGATGGGACCCGTCTCATTGGCATACTCGGCCTTCTTCTTGTCCCACTCGATGTACTCCTTGCCCTTCTCGACGCACTCGGGAATGCCGCAGGTGTGCGCGGCGATGACGCCGCCGGGCGTGAACTCGTCCACGAACTTGTCCGTGTAGACGTTCTTGAGGCGGAACTCGACGCCGTCCCAGCCGTTGTCATAGGCGATGTCGCCCATGAGGCACTCGGCCGCCCAGTTGCCCTCGGGCACGCCATAGGCGCGCATGGCACCCGTGTGCGGGCCGTTCGTGTGGATGGTGTAGGCCTCGGAGTGCGTGGCCACCTCCTGGGTGTGGTACAACCAGCGGAACGAGTTCACGGAGTTGAGCACGAGGGCGTGTCCGTGATGGACGTAGCCGCCGGTGTTGGAGTAGGCCACGATCTTGCGCGCGTGCAGGTTCATCTCGTCATCGTATGAGCACTCGATGTCGAACGTCTTGGGCTGGCGGCCCGACGTGTCCCAGAACAGCTCCTCGCGGGAGAGCTCGAGCTTGACGCAGCGGCCGCCGATCTGCTTGCAGATCCAGGCGTTGAGCGGCTCGTAGTGGACGTCCTGCTTGGTGCCGAAGCCGCCGCCGATGTAGGGCTTGATGACGCGCACGTCTCCCCAGGGGATGCCGAGCGCCTGGCCGATGACGCGGCGCACGACGTGGGGGATCTGCGTGGAGGAGACGCAGACGATCTTGCCGCCTTCCATGTAGCAGTACGAGACGCACGTCTCGATGTGCACCTGGGACTGCTCACGGGACTCCGCATGAATCTTCACGTGGTGGTACTTGGGGTCCTCGAGGGCCTCCTCGACCGTCTTGTAGCCGGCGCGGGCGAGGTCCTCCTCGGAGGTGCGGGCAAGTGAGTGGGCCACGATGTTGTCCGGCTTGCGGTCCTGTACGGGCGGGTTCGTGCCCTTCATGGACTCGAGCGCGTCATAGACGACCGGGTACTCCTCGTACTCCACGTGGATCTTCTTGAGGGCGCGGTCGCAGGCAACCGTGTCCTCACCCACGACTACGGCGATGTTGTCGCCGTAGATGCGCACGCGGTCGTCAAGCAGCTTGCGGTCTGCCTGGTCGCGCTTGGCGGCGGCGCTGTCGGCATACCACGGGTGGCCTGCAACCGGATAGCAGGTGTCGGGCACGTCAAAGCAGGTGAAAACCGCAACGACGCCCGGCTCTTTCTCGGCGTCGGACGTGTCGATGGACACAACGCGCCCGTTGCCGATCGTGGCGTGATAGATCTTTGCCTCGAGGCAGGGCTTGGGGCACAGGTCATCCGTGAACTTGGCGCGTCCCGTCACCTTGTCATATGCGTCGACGCGCACGACGGGGCGACCAACCTCCCTGAGCTTTTCCATGACGCCTCACTCTCAAAAGTTGTCTTGCTTGCAAACAAAATTTTATTACCGCGAGAATCAAGCGTTGGTTCATTACGGTGAGCGGACGGTTTCAGCGCGCAGACGGGTCGGTTGCCAAACATGAAACAACGCCTCTGACCTGGGCGTTATTTGCAAGCGAGTGCAACGAAGTCACGCTGTTCAGCGCACAAGAAAGGGCGCCTCCCCCGATTGCGGGAAGGCGCCCAGACACTTTGAGGCGAGCGTTGATGCGGAAGGACTACAGGCCGGACTTGATGGTCTCGACCTCGTCGTCGGTCAGGAAGGTGTCGGCCTTGATCTGCTCGGTGTACTCGGCGACCTTGTCCTGGACGTCCTGGGAGACGGCGTCGGAGTACTTGCCGAGGGAAACGCCACCGTTCTCGATGTTGGCCTCGATGACCTTGCCGCTGCCAAAGGAGCCGTCCTCGATGGCGCTCATGGCCTCGCCCATCTTCCAGTCGGTAACGGTGGAGGTGACCACGCAGGGGTGGTCGGAGCCACAGAGGTCGATCGGCTGAGCGATGTTGAAGTGCGTGTCGGCGCCGGCGCTCTCGAGGGCCTGGCGCACGCCACCGTCAACGGCGGAGGCGTCGCACCACATGACGTCGACGTTGTCCGTGCCAATCCAGGACTCGGTGAGCTTCACGCCGGCGGAGGCGTCGGAGAAGCCGGCCTCGAAGTTGTAGACGCCCTTGACGGCGGAGTTGACCTTCTGGGCGGCCGCGAGGTAGGCGGAGTACTTCGTGAGCGTCGTGGGGATGCGCATGCCCCCAACGAAGCCGATGCAGTTGGACTTGGTCATGAGGCCGGCGACGACACCCGCGAGCGAACCGGCCTGCTTGAGGTTGACCTGGACGGTCTCGAGGTTGTCGAGCGTCTCGTAGTCGGCGAGGTCGGTCGTGGGGTCGGTGTTGGTCATGAGGAAGTGCACGTTGGGGTGAGACTCGGCGGCCTCGGCGACGACCTCTGCCCAGTCGGAGCAGAACTCGTTGCCCGCGGCGATGATGAGGTCGACGTCCTGGTCGACGTAGGACTGGGCGGCCGTGGCGGCATCGGCGGAGGCGGTGTTCTCCTTGGGCTCGAGCATCTCCCACTTGGAGTTCTCCTCGCAGGCCTTCTGCAGCGACTCGTAGTGGCCCTGGCCCCAGCCGCCGTCAAGCGCCGGACCGGAGATGACGAGGGCGACCTTGTAGCTGTCCTTGGCCTCGCCGCTGGCGGCGTCGGAGCCGCCGTCGGAGGAGCCACCGCAGCCAACGAGCGAAAGCGCGGCTGCAGCCGTGGCGGCACCGGCGCCGAGCTTGATGGCATCGCGGCGGCTGACGAGCTTGTGGTTCTTCATGGAATCCCCTTCCCTTAATATGTCCGCACATAATAGCGGACCCGGATGAAAAGGGGACCGAGCCGAAGCAAGTCCGACTCGGTCCCTTGCTACCTAAACGCTATGTGAGAGAGCTTAGAGGCCCTTCTCGATTGCCTCGACGTCCGCGTCGCTGATGAACGAGCCAGCCTTGATCTGGTCTGAGTACTCGGCGATCTTGTCCTGGACGTCCTGGGAGACCTTGTCGGAGAACTTGCCGAGCGTGATGCCACCGTTGTCCATGTTGCCGGTGATGGCAACTCCGCCACCGAACTTGCCGGACTCGATCTCATCCATGGCCTGGCCGATCATCCAGTCGGTGATCGTGGAGG contains the following coding sequences:
- the xdhA gene encoding xanthine dehydrogenase subunit XdhA, whose amino-acid sequence is MEKLREVGRPVVRVDAYDKVTGRAKFTDDLCPKPCLEAKIYHATIGNGRVVSIDTSDAEKEPGVVAVFTCFDVPDTCYPVAGHPWYADSAAAKRDQADRKLLDDRVRIYGDNIAVVVGEDTVACDRALKKIHVEYEEYPVVYDALESMKGTNPPVQDRKPDNIVAHSLARTSEEDLARAGYKTVEEALEDPKYHHVKIHAESREQSQVHIETCVSYCYMEGGKIVCVSSTQIPHVVRRVIGQALGIPWGDVRVIKPYIGGGFGTKQDVHYEPLNAWICKQIGGRCVKLELSREELFWDTSGRQPKTFDIECSYDDEMNLHARKIVAYSNTGGYVHHGHALVLNSVNSFRWLYHTQEVATHSEAYTIHTNGPHTGAMRAYGVPEGNWAAECLMGDIAYDNGWDGVEFRLKNVYTDKFVDEFTPGGVIAAHTCGIPECVEKGKEYIEWDKKKAEYANETGPIRHGVGVSFFVYKTAVAPFALETATAAVTLNQDGSIQLQMGATEIGQGADTVFSQMAAEAIGVDTEDVHIVSFQDTDVTPYDSGAYASRQTYVSGTAVKKAGETLRRKILDYAHYLHPSAQGELCLRDHKIFDVVGNVVCTLPELALEAYYNLGAANQLHAHETINVHTNSIAGGCTFADVTVDMPLGKVTVNKIINVQDSGRLINPKLVEQQIHGGMAQGIGYGLFEELQVDPKTARVLNPTLLDYKIPTTMDLPDLKADFVEKPDPTGPYGNKAVGETPAISPAAAIRDAILDATGCKFYVEPMTPQRLFEGFKKEGLI
- a CDS encoding BMP family lipoprotein, whose protein sequence is MKNHKLVSRRDAIKLGAGAATAAAALSLVGCGGSSDGGSDAASGEAKDSYKVALVISGPALDGGWGQGHYESLQKACEENSKWEMLEPKENTASADAATAAQSYVDQDVDLIIAAGNEFCSDWAEVVAEAAESHPNVHFLMTNTDPTTDLADYETLDNLETVQVNLKQAGSLAGVVAGLMTKSNCIGFVGGMRIPTTLTKYSAYLAAAQKVNSAVKGVYNFEAGFSDASAGVKLTESWIGTDNVDVMWCDASAVDGGVRQALESAGADTHFNIAQPIDLCGSDHPCVVTSTVTDWKMGEAMSAIEDGSFGSGKVIEANIENGGVSLGKYSDAVSQDVQDKVAEYTEQIKADTFLTDDEVETIKSGL
- the xdhB gene encoding xanthine dehydrogenase subunit XdhB; translated protein: MYDIESLYEATSVADACQALAADPAAEVIAGGTDVLVKLREGKGAPAHLVSIHGLADELDGVTLADDGTVEIGPITWFHHVTTSPVIQTTVPTLGEACDTPGGPQLRVSGTIGGNICTAATSADSASTLFAYGALLDVQSVRGTRTIPIEEWYAGPGRSHKERDEVLVKIRIPKDHYEGFTGYYFKYGKRNALEITTMGCCCLVKLGSDKRTIDDIRLAFGVAGPTPMRAIEAEDAVRGTDVHKAVGRIGELAAACTNPRDSWRASKDFRLQLIKEMSKRSLIYAARRGGADL